The genomic interval GGGAACATTTCCAACTCGTCCCCGCGGAATCACAGCGCTTCAAACGGAAGCGTCCCGCCCGGTTCCTCCGCGGGGAGGAacgagaagaagcagaaggggGCGGGGAAGGGGCAGCAGAAGGACCCGCTGGAGAACTGCATCCCCAACAACCAGCTGGGCAAACCGGACGCCCTCGTACGGTAGGAGCCCGAGGGATGGAAGCCCGTTCGCTCCACTCCACCTCGCGCACAAACACCCACTAGTTACAGGAGacttctctttcctttttgatGATctcgtgccccccccaccccttgttttgttCCGAAAGGCTGGAGCAGGATGTGAAGCGTCTGAAAGCCGACCTTCAGGCCAACAGGCAGCTGGAGTCCGATCTGCGGAGTCAGCTCTCCTCTCTGAGCAGCCAGGACCGCAGCCTGCGCTCCGAACTGGGCCAGCTCCGCCAGGAcaacgagctgctgcagaacaAGTGCGTACGTGCGCGTCGCGACGACAAAGTGCTGCCTCGGGTACCTtactgcttttataatacgctTACCAGCGACACTATGAATAGGAAGTAAATAGTTGTAGCCGCGAAACATCCGAGGTCACCTTGCTGTCGCAGaatctcattcattcacgtcGCTCACGGCGTCCACCTGCATTGTCCGGTTGCAAAAGCTTTCGTTTCCCCCACGCAAGATGTATCTATTATTTACACTCAATGTAAACTCCATAAAGGCCCCATAAAGTAGACCCTGTGACtcgctctcaaccaatcagaaggctggatttcatctacccgcgTTATAATCTGAGATGAGACTCGGCTGACTGTAACCGACATCGCTGTTTGTCAGCCTCACTCCCTCCGGGGAAAACGTTttcccgggggaggggggggcccaCAAGCCGACTGACCgcgtctcctccccccccgccgcagGCTCCACAGCGCCGTCCAGGCCAAGCAGAAGGACAAGCAGACCATCTCCCAGCTGGAGAAGAGGCTGAAGGCCGAGCAGGAGGCGCGCGCCCTGGCCGAGAAACAGCTGGCCGACGAGCGGAAGcggaagaagatggaggaggcctCCGCTGCGCGGGCCGTGGCGTTGGCCGCTGCCACCAGGTGCGTCGCCGACGGGCGCTTTTCACTGGAAAGGAAGCGCTCCGGTGACTCGTGGAGGCAGTCGCCTGCTGCCGTTGTTTTAAAGTGCTGCTTTCTTTTGCCTCGTGTTCAGAGTGGAGTCGACTGACTCCCTGCGCGGCCGCATCAGAGAGCTGGAGAACGAGTGCAAGAAGCTCGGCATGGACGTGAAACTTAAGGAGGAGCAGATACGGGATCTGGAGGGCAAGTGTCAGGTGAGGAGGAAAAGACGATTATGGGAGGCTTAATGAAGTTGCGCTTCTTACGTCATCAAAGCATTATAAGTGATTTAAAAGTTAATCTGGAATAAGATCTCCTCAGCAGGCTGAATGAAATGCCATTCTAGCTCCGCTAATTgatgtaattaaataaatcGCTCCCCTGTGGCTCCCGCTGCCCAGCTTTGATTGCAAAGTGAGACATTTgagttgttttaaatgaatgagtgtAAAATAGGGTGCAACCAGATTCCTTCTGAGCGAGAGTGAACTCGGGTTTGTGGCTCTGGtgtcaacaaataaaatgttttcgtTCTCCCCGCCGCCTCATTTCCgatgctcttcctcttcctcgttgcCACGTCCAGGAGCTGCGGAAGTACAAAGAGAACGAGAAGGACACGGAGGTGTTGATGTCGGCGCTGTCGGCCATGCAGGACAAGACGCAGCACCTGGAGAACAGCCTGAGCGCCGAGACCCGCATCAAACTGGACCTGTTCTCCGCGCTGGGCGACGCCAAGAGGCAGCTGGAGATAGCCCAAGGTAGGCGGCGCCAGTGTTTAAGTGCATTTGAGAAAACAACTGAACCAGCCTCTGGGTTTCTTAGCCCACTGTAGGCCACGTTTAACGTCCGAAATCGTGCCGCCCCCCCCAGGtcagatccaccagagggagcaggagatCGCCGAGCTGAAGCAGAAGATCGCCGAGGTGATGGCGGTGATGCCCAGCCTGTCCTACTCCTCCGACGGCAGCAACCTCAGCCCCGTGGCCCCGCACTACTCCTCCAAGTTCATGGACAACAGTCCCTCCTCCCTGGACCCCAACGCCTCCGTCTACCAGCCCCTCAAAAAGTGACTCCGCCCACGGGCGCCACACGACTCTGTCGCCCCCTTTACGTTGGCCAAGCTCGCCGCCGCCGTTCGGgtcgtttttttatttattttgagttgAGCATACGGACACGAGCCCCTCTGCACATGCGTgggtttttttgtgggggggggggttctattgTGAGAACTCATAGATGGATTTGAGAGGGTTGTGTACAATCTTTGTTTTGGTCACACGGCGGCGTCCGTCTGTcgggagaggaaggaagaacCGCCGATCCGTCAAGTGTCTGCTGAGGAGCCGTCCTGCATCGCTTCATGTCCGTcttctttcaccccccccccccccccccacacacacacacacacacacgcacacacttaatAAAAAAGACTTCACGCACGGACGGAGGCACGTTTTGGGTTTGAGTGAAACTTGCCTTTTTGAAGTGAAGCAGAGAGATCATGAATGTAAAAGTATTCATGTTTAGGTTTGAGTTCACGACATCGTACGTTTCTGCTCAAATGGCCACGCTGGAATCATAAACCTTTGCATACGATTCGTCCTGTTAACGACGGGATTATCGGTCGGTTGATGAAGAAGATGCGAAAATCATAAAATCTCTTGAGCTACATTTGACCAGGCACTGCCAAAATGTTAACGTTGCCCTGTTTTCACACTTCTGCTCCCGCTGGACCAAATTAGGGCCCGATAGGCCGCGTTGTCCACCGGACTTAATGATGTCGAGGCAACTGCTTGTTGCCGTTATTTGCAGATTTTTACAGTGccttttgcctttttctcttttttttcagattccGAAACATCCTACTTTGCAATCCAGCGATCAAAAAGCATCGAGCTCCAGAgttctccgtctctctcgctcgctctgatTTGTTTCCATCCAGAAGTTCTCACATTCGGTTCCTTTTTTAATTCCACAATCAATCAAAGGCTAAAACGAGGCAATCTTTTTCGATCTCGACGTTactgacctaaaaaaaaaaaaaaaaagggacgacACAACACTGGACGTGGCGCAGTGACAGGCAGCCACCCCGATTGTCTTTTCATGCCCTTGAGTTGGCATCTAGTTGTTTACAACAATGTACATTGACTTACTGaggaatgttttctttgttcattCGGGTGCTTAAGTGCCGAGTGTTGATGTTCGGTTGCCCATCCATACTTTGATCGATGTAGCTAGCATAACGTTTGCAGAAGAGTGCTGTTGCcgttattatttttgttgtcattgGAGCATATTCAGATGGTGTTGTGTTTACAAGGTCTGAGGTGGTCAGATGGGCCGGTTGTGTTACTCCCGTTAATTTATTTGTTAGAGACCTTTTATTAAGTGTCACCTCCGTGATATTTCCCTTCATATTCAGTTGATTTCCTGTATTTTCTACCAggaaggattgtgtgtgtgtgtgtgatgtgcgtgtgtgtgtgtgtgggggggggggggggttgtttaccCCCTGAACCATTTTGACCATGTCGTGCTGTCATGTTGCCTACCTGGGAAAAGTATTATTTGTGGTGGATCGCTCTGGTGTTGTGAAGTCGGTTCTGAAGTTGCTTTTATAAGTTTCTGTGGAAGGACGAgatggaagtttaaaaaaaaaaagaagaagaagaagaaaaaagtgctttgttttatcttttcattgttccgccatgtttgttttctttactcaGTGAAGGTGGCCGTGTCACTTCTTCTCACTTTGGCCATCACTATTAAAGAAAGTCTTGCTGGTGGCAATACAAGAAGATCAGCGCGTGTCTGTGCATCTTTCCCTTTGTGTGCCGTAGAAGAGGACAAACTTCTGACCATCATTCACCCACAAATAGATGTAGTAGGTGGATGCAGTGTGGCTCAGAACATCTCGGATGTCAAAACACCAACAAGTCAGTGTGCTGGAAATCCGTGGATTttgcccttgtgagaaatcaacaGTAGACAAATTCAAATGAACTTGTGGTGACAGACAATTGCGACATTTCAGAAATGTAATGTATCTCCGCAATGCCAATAAATCATACACGTCTCAGGCACCTAGTTACGCTAGACTAATATTAATTCCATTCtctgttttaaaaaagattAGAAAGTCGTGCTCTCGTGATACATTCAGGTGCTCCTTGGAATTACCCGTTTCTCAGTAGGAAGTTCAACGGAAAGTTACATTCAGCTGAACCAAATTGAGCATTACTCAAGTATTTTGTGCAcatagtttatatatatatatatatcaggggATTATTCGTTTTTACTTTGaattagagagagagaccctTTGTTGCTGCTACAGCCACATTTCAACAAGTCTTTAATGAAATGTGCTCAAATACAATATCAAAATGAAAAGTCAGTACCAAATAAAGGTGAACAGACTTCCTTAAGGGCAGTTGACTTCAATACActgattcagaaaaacaaaccaacagaaTAAAATCAAgctaataataatcataatctcGCGTGAATCTTCTCCGCGCCACGTCCCGTTCGCCCCCTGAACGCCGCGCCACTGCTTGTCCGCGGCGGGCCGGTCCCCTGAACGCACCAGCAGCCCCTCCGTCCCCCGCTGTCCGCTGTCCGCTGCGCGAAGGAACACTTCTCCGACGGCCCGGCATGGATGCCCTGAGGTCGGCGGGCAGAGCCCTCGTCCGGAGCCCCGGTTTGGCGAAGCAGTCGTGGACCGCCGGCCGACACAGAAGTGAGAATAAGAAGCAGGAATAAAAATaacggttgttgtttttttttttaacggttGAGTGACGTTTTCCCGGTTTCGCCGCCGGTGAAAGTTGACGTTTTGTTTTGATCGCGCACCGACAAAAACGAGGGATGTTTAACGGGATATTTGTGTTCTAACTCCGGCAAAGTTTAGTACTTTTAACAAGCAAAACGccttttcatcatttttaacCTGTTATTTTTAACAATATATTTTAACGCTGCTTTTTATATAAAAGCTGCAAACAAATATGTACTTAAAGAagcatttttctttcatttcattttcctgcTGTTTTGTTCCGTTTAAGAGGGGAAAAGAACATGTTCTGGAATGGAGATTTAAGTCTTTGAGTGCACTGCGATTTAATCTGGTTTGAGGAATTTCCcggaaataaaatgttattttggccGCCAGGCAGAAAAAAGTCAGGAAAACTAAACTTTATTTTCTCTCGTGTTCTCAGAAGAATCCCCTGTGTTCTCATTTCATCAGGCTTTTGCGTTTGCAGATAATCCCGATCTCCAATCTCCATCCCGGGCCCCCCCGGGGTCAGGGTCACACGGAAGGCACGCCCGACTGCAGGGTTTGCTCAAGGGCCCTTCAGCAGGTCAGCCGCTGGCCGCATTAACGAGGCGCTCTGGGGGCCATTGTGGCTCTCGAGGGCCACTTTGTAAGCTAAATCTCACTTGATCCTGGCTGTAAAgctatgaggggggggggtaaccgaGGCGACGGGCCAGGAATGCCACGAGTCGGTCAGTGCAAGGCTCCTGGTTGGCTCGAGTTCAAGCTGCTCtatgttaacccccccccccccgcccggagAGGACGCGGTGGAGTCCGTGACAAGAACGTATTGGGTGGGGGGCACGTGGGCGGTTATAGGAAATCTCACCTGGGAGAAGCAGCGATGCCCCAGGAGTTTGAGACGCGGTCATCCATGCGGACGATGTCCGTCAGCACGCTTCTGTGTCAGGGGGCGGGACCCTGATGTTAATGTATTCACTGTCGGTCACTTCCTGGATGATATTTCCCAAACATTACGAGGAAACCGTTAATCGTTAATCGCACACTGAATGAAAGCGAAAGCTTCCTGTGATTGCAGCCAGTGACCCACTCGTgcacagcggcggcggcgggggggggggcgtcgtggTGTAGATTACCAGGTCGTCTCTAGACTGCAGAGCCCACATTCCTCCCCGGCGCTGACCCGTATCGCTCGGGTCCCACCCTCACCTGCGGGTCAGAccacatttttgtctttttccgtGGGACTCGCAGGACGTAAGGTGAGCGCAGTTAACCGTCCAAAGGGAAAACCAGCAGAGCAGCGATTTTTTTGCCATTAATGCACGTCAATAGGATGAGCCACTCAAATGAACAGGCACTGCATTAAACAGAAGCCCATTCAAATCTATGGGGAAggcaccttttttcttttttttttaatggcacaAGGCCTCCCTGCTTCTCCCCCACTTCTATGTCCGTATTGCCCCGGTTTGGTCGCCCTAGACGACCCACACCGGCCCGCTGCCAGAAGAGCCTTTCTCCCCCTCTATAGGGACCTCAAACGGAACCATCGCGCTCATGCCAACACACGGTCAGGGTCAGTTGGGCAAATCGGTGCCAGGAACATTTTCATTACGTGATTCGTGAAGTAGTTGTTTCAGGCCTTTTATTTTGGTGAGTCCGTCGCTGGTGTTGAGGCTGAACGCGGTGGAACTGTGCAGCTGCAGAGACCTGCAGACCGACTGCCCCCCCTTTTCCTGCCCCTCTGCGTCCCGTAGAAACCAGCACATGAGCTCAGAAGAATCTCTAGCAACGGGAGCAGATG from Gasterosteus aculeatus chromosome 10, fGasAcu3.hap1.1, whole genome shotgun sequence carries:
- the maco1a gene encoding macoilin-1 isoform X2, producing MKRRNADCSKLRRPLKRNRITEGIYSSTFLYLKFLVVWVLVLLADFVLEFRFEYLWPFWLFIRSVYDSFRYQGLAFSVFFVCVAFTSDIICLLFIPVQWLFFAASTYVWVQYVWHTERGVCLPTVSLWILFVYIEAAIRFKDLKNFHVDLCRPFAAHCIGYPVVTLGFGFKSYVSYKMRLRKQKEVQKENEFYMQLLMQALPPEQQMLQRQEREAEEAALAKGISEVEPAAVSQNGAPPGKKSPPVLLPELEYREKGKDSTTKEREGKKQNSIGINNNSIIHTLDSKLQEAEYIENYVGGKRLNNDLAGENASHADAHSASKEDAPGAGKNYKNASGGGGNISNSSPRNHSASNGSVPPGSSAGRNEKKQKGAGKGQQKDPLENCIPNNQLGKPDALVRLEQDVKRLKADLQANRQLESDLRSQLSSLSSQDRSLRSELGQLRQDNELLQNKLHSAVQAKQKDKQTISQLEKRLKAEQEARALAEKQLADERKRKKMEEASAARAVALAAATRVESTDSLRGRIRELENECKKLGMDVKLKEEQIRDLEGKCQELRKYKENEKDTEVLMSALSAMQDKTQHLENSLSAETRIKLDLFSALGDAKRQLEIAQGQIHQREQEIAELKQKIAEVMAVMPSLSYSSDGSNLSPVAPHYSSKFMDNSPSSLDPNASVYQPLKK